In Thermococcus bergensis, one DNA window encodes the following:
- a CDS encoding ACT domain-containing protein: MRHYEILKIKENGKVEIPLEWAYEVGLVKDAYFLVEIDTNLHEIHLERVALPGKELVEIELVVKDRPGVLAKITSTLGKHKANILFSEAEEMEPLGLGAIVAVVDVSQMDISKKELIAELQNIEEVMEVSLKEIE; this comes from the coding sequence ATGAGGCACTACGAGATTTTGAAAATTAAAGAGAACGGAAAAGTAGAGATACCTCTTGAATGGGCATATGAAGTCGGGCTTGTTAAAGATGCCTACTTTCTGGTGGAGATTGATACTAATCTCCATGAAATCCACCTTGAGAGAGTAGCCCTTCCCGGAAAAGAACTTGTAGAGATTGAACTTGTAGTTAAAGACAGGCCAGGAGTTTTAGCTAAAATTACCAGCACACTCGGAAAGCATAAGGCCAACATCTTATTCAGTGAAGCCGAAGAGATGGAGCCCCTTGGCCTTGGTGCAATAGTTGCGGTCGTAGATGTCAGCCAGATGGATATAAGCAAGAAAGAGCTCATTGCAGAACTGCAAAATATTGAGGAAGTCATGGAGGTTTCGCTAAAGGAAATTGAATAA
- a CDS encoding proton-conducting transporter membrane subunit gives MGYVLLGIALLNPLAAAYYALAHSLFKGGLFLSVGSLAEHYGTRDLEKLSYRNNKSLMLAIVLLSLAIGGVSPFIGAFGKAMLIENLKGFLKYAFYAGGIGTLVSFTKLNYYLSKRGEKIEIPKRKEVISLSLAILTLLGGIYLHPHLSVFKDSISLAIAIFIFYLLRKLGVFEVSLRAFTPEQFKTLGKEINAYMVLFTAVLLLFLFNFL, from the coding sequence ATGGGATATGTACTTCTCGGAATAGCCCTCTTAAATCCTTTGGCCGCCGCCTACTACGCCCTAGCCCATTCTCTATTTAAAGGTGGCCTTTTCTTAAGTGTAGGAAGCTTAGCGGAGCATTATGGGACTCGGGACTTGGAAAAACTATCGTATAGAAACAACAAGAGTTTAATGCTTGCAATCGTCTTGCTAAGCCTCGCTATCGGAGGTGTCAGCCCATTTATCGGAGCATTTGGGAAGGCTATGCTAATTGAGAACCTCAAGGGATTTCTGAAATATGCTTTTTATGCGGGAGGAATCGGCACTCTGGTGTCGTTTACAAAGCTTAACTATTATCTTTCGAAAAGAGGAGAAAAAATCGAAATCCCCAAAAGAAAAGAAGTGATTTCATTGTCTCTTGCAATTCTAACACTTCTCGGAGGCATCTACCTCCATCCGCATCTCAGTGTCTTCAAGGACTCCATCAGCCTTGCCATTGCCATCTTTATCTTTTACCTGCTCAGGAAGCTGGGAGTCTTTGAGGTATCCCTTAGGGCTTTTACGCCGGAGCAATTCAAAACCCTGGGCAAAGAGATAAATGCCTATATGGTTTTGTTCACTGCTGTGTTGCTCTTGTTTTTATTCAATTTCCTTTAG
- a CDS encoding proton-conducting transporter transmembrane domain-containing protein codes for MSREVNVALGLAFTSLLLKSGIFPLHFWLPDAHSKADAPVSALLSGLVVKAPAYGMILLTLTFPINSFVQKMLLSLAFLSMFFGIAMAILQKKLREAFGISHCFTDGICTSRNSPLKSFGRRLLRPSPFSI; via the coding sequence ATGTCGAGGGAGGTAAACGTTGCATTGGGGTTGGCGTTCACATCTCTCCTCTTAAAGAGCGGTATTTTTCCTCTCCATTTCTGGCTTCCAGACGCTCATTCTAAGGCAGATGCTCCAGTAAGTGCCTTGCTTTCCGGCCTTGTGGTCAAAGCTCCTGCATACGGAATGATTCTTCTCACATTGACGTTCCCAATCAATAGTTTCGTGCAAAAAATGTTGCTTTCTCTGGCGTTCCTTTCTATGTTTTTTGGGATAGCAATGGCAATCTTACAGAAAAAACTCCGAGAGGCTTTTGGCATATCACACTGTTTCACAGATGGGATATGTACTTCTCGGAATAGCCCTCTTAAATCCTTTGGCCGCCGCCTACTACGCCCTAGCCCATTCTCTATTTAA
- a CDS encoding proton-conducting transporter transmembrane domain-containing protein translates to MIPLIVAFPLAAAFLTSILPALRRERFSKHLFLIGMLSPWLILPQIINNLPSNEVVGNWSRVSGIEVAVDAYNIPFIVAELILSAFVALYVWGYYPRKIENKAYVLILLLHSGLLGAFISRDLFNYYIYMEIASVASFALVGISKEKGARRAAFKYTVFSLLASYIFILGIGIIYLKTGYLNLALIKRKSGNVEGGKRCIGVGVHISPLKERYFSSPFLASRRSF, encoded by the coding sequence ATGATTCCTCTTATCGTTGCATTTCCGCTTGCTGCGGCATTTTTAACCTCCATCCTTCCAGCTTTAAGGAGAGAGAGGTTTTCCAAGCATCTGTTCCTAATTGGCATGCTGTCCCCATGGCTTATTCTACCCCAAATAATCAATAACCTCCCCTCCAATGAAGTTGTCGGAAACTGGAGCAGAGTCTCTGGCATTGAGGTTGCCGTAGATGCTTATAACATCCCCTTTATAGTGGCAGAGCTTATTCTCTCTGCTTTTGTTGCCCTCTATGTGTGGGGTTACTATCCAAGGAAAATTGAAAACAAGGCCTATGTCCTTATCCTCCTTCTTCATTCGGGGCTTTTGGGAGCTTTTATAAGCAGAGACCTCTTCAATTATTATATCTACATGGAGATAGCATCGGTAGCAAGCTTTGCTCTTGTGGGAATTTCAAAGGAGAAAGGAGCAAGGAGGGCAGCTTTCAAATACACGGTCTTTTCCCTTCTGGCTTCATACATTTTCATCTTGGGGATAGGGATTATCTACCTGAAAACAGGCTACCTGAACCTAGCCCTTATAAAAAGAAAATCTGGAAATGTCGAGGGAGGTAAACGTTGCATTGGGGTTGGCGTTCACATCTCTCCTCTTAAAGAGCGGTATTTTTCCTCTCCATTTCTGGCTTCCAGACGCTCATTCTAA
- a CDS encoding cation:proton antiporter subunit C: MINPELAGIIIILIGLYGLMTKENLIKIVLSINVVSIGLVLFFIGTGYIEGGDVPIMPREKVVDPLPATLMLTTLVVDVAITSLALALILKMRREEE, from the coding sequence GTGATTAACCCCGAACTTGCTGGAATTATAATAATCCTCATAGGACTTTATGGCCTCATGACAAAGGAAAACCTGATCAAGATAGTCCTGTCCATAAACGTAGTGTCCATAGGGCTCGTCCTCTTCTTCATCGGCACTGGATACATAGAAGGGGGGGACGTTCCAATAATGCCCAGAGAAAAAGTTGTCGATCCTTTACCCGCTACCCTTATGCTTACCACTCTCGTTGTTGATGTCGCTATAACATCTCTTGCGTTGGCATTAATCCTAAAAATGAGGAGGGAAGAAGAATGA